The Plasmodium berghei ANKA genome assembly, chromosome: 8 genome has a segment encoding these proteins:
- a CDS encoding NifU-like protein, putative, which yields MICLKNKCFHGRLWLKYKGAINIYKKTNIYFYNYVNFLNKSFLRKGINSMCFSASNNLDYINYVNEINNFIETFQKNSDNSISNEGNIIPILQKIKNETKYHENEDAMEIISSIKLLIEKRVRPIVVNDGGDIKFVCFDMDSGIVYVQLQGACVGCSQSEVTLQYMIKNMLTYYISEIKEIKNISKDGIIL from the exons atgatttgcttaaaaaataaatgctTTCATGGAAGGCTATGGTTAAAATACAAAGGAgcaattaatatatataaaaaaacaaatatatatttctacaattatgtaaattttttaaataaatctTTTCTAAGAAAAGGAATCAATTCGATGTGTTTTAGCGCATCAAACAATTTGGATTACATTAATTAtgtaaatgaaataaataattttattgagacatttcaaaaaaattcagATAATTCGATATCCAATGAAGGAAATATAATTCctatattacaaaaaataaaaaatgaaacaaaatatcatgaaaatgaagatgCTATGGAAATTATAAGTAgtataaaattgttaataGAAAAAAGAGTTCGTCCAATTGTAGTAAATGATGGGGGtgatataaaatttgtctGTTTTGATATGGATAGTG GTATAGTTTACGTGCAACTACAAGGAGCTTGTGTTGGATGTTCACAAAGTGAAGTAACGCTAcaatatatgataaaaaatatgttgacatattatatttctgaaattaaagaaattaaaaatatatcaaaagaTGGAATTATTCTTTAA
- a CDS encoding elongation factor Tu, putative produces the protein MSNRKGGKKFLYEDYEDYDEENYIEYEFKENANNGKNKIRNSNKNDNKCKSESNSIPVKHTKMKEKANNKNEVNIVMKADKDEKSSKYIMLGTLNILVLGHIDAGKSTLIGALLYNLNYVNDQILKKYEKIRESSKYTYILDEEDERERNITLFNKRKEFFIFYTNNDINQSFCDIIYSKKSCENIYINKNIFEDLYKRNVIHKDIVCFRKVNIFDTPGHNELVNNLHACSFFADCAILVVDANNIYNKKNDETYRNVCILKSVGISNIIIVINKIDLFDYDEKIFNDICKTIKTYFECEKNDSIYEFICDNNFYLQEKYPQNSDTKNLIHKTKFFERNLIFIPISAYKNENIVKFEKSNIPLFNKNYSLYDEIKFINLKRDMFLLKVCHEHLSNFKTCQQMCYYNFIHNDGIGNSKLDNLNEFLFANNIFYNRKNKSEISLNPVKKSLNENNNTFLGIIQDYTESNNMIKASIKILNGFLKIKNNYTILPFKEKIIIKNIEKKNSLFKYININDLCDYLLSVKDFNYMENISLNLPNSTTTLNEQTEMKEKNVHDTNASFQNNFINFIKILSEIAKKCTVNECVNINDDIVDNVFIKIDENKIINGSLLVSNTTTDIQINSPYTINNIFTYNKLKALIKINDIKIPLIIGRNYLFYSLNYLHSVTIKNVYYVYKTKDSSNNYTISNNKLKIDCNEHISTQIGDLKNYKKKNMIFYEKTECKKCCLRSYDIGIVEIQINNNTSVCTQYFRNELQYFITSDGAFFNAYDFLSFSISPLSRFILSEENKIVASGLVLK, from the coding sequence ATGAGTAATAGAAAAGGAGGGAAAAAATTCTTATATGAAGATTATGAAGATTATGACGAAGAAAATTACATAGAATATGAATTCAAAGAAAATGCAAATAATGGAAAGAATAAAATTCGcaatagtaataaaaatgataacaaATGCAAAAGTGAGAGCAATAGCATTCCTGTAAAACAtacaaaaatgaaagaaaaagCAAACAATAAAAACGAGGTAAACATTGTGATGAAAGCTGataaagatgaaaaaagttcaaaatatataatgctTGGTACTTTGAATATTCTTGTATTGGGCCATATCGACGCAGGGAAATCTACATTAATAGGCGCGTTactatataatttaaattatgtaaatgatcaaattctaaaaaaatatgaaaaaattagagAAAGTTCTAAGtatacttatatattagatgaagaagatgaacgcgaaagaaatataacactttttaataaaagaaaagaattttttatattttatactaACAATGATATTAATCAATCTTTTTgtgatataatatatagtaaaaaatcctgtgaaaatatttacattaataaaaatatttttgaagatttatataaaagaaatgtTATACATAAAGATATTGTATGTTTTCGAAaagttaatatttttgacaCCCCAGGGCATAATGAATTAGTAAATAATTTGCATGCTTGTAGTTTTTTTGCAGATTGTGCTATATTAGTAGTTGatgcaaataatatttataataaaaaaaatgatgaaacgTACAGAaatgtatgtatattaaaatCTGTAGGTATTTCgaatattataatagtaataaataaaatagatttatttgattatgatgaaaaaatttttaatgatatatgcaaaacgattaaaacatattttgaatgtgaaaaaaatgatagtatatatgaatttatttgtgataataatttttatttacaagAAAAATATCCTCAAAATAGTGATactaaaaatttaattcataaaacaaaattttttgaaagaaatttaatttttataccTATTTctgcatataaaaatgaaaatatcgtaaaatttgaaaaaagtaatataccattatttaacaaaaattattctttatatgatgaaattaaatttataaatttaaaaagagATATGTTTTTGTTAAAAGTATGCCATGAACATTTGTCTAATTTCAAAACATGTCAACAAATGTGTTACtacaattttattcataatgATGGCATTGGTAATAGCAAATTGGATAATCTTAATGAATTTCTTTTtgcaaataatattttttataatagaaaaaataaatctgAAATATCTTTAAACCCAGTTAAAAAATCgttaaatgaaaataataacacaTTTTTAGGGATTATTCAAGATTACACAGAATCgaataatatgataaaagcaagcattaaaatattaaatgggtttttaaaaataaaaaataattatacgATTTTACcatttaaagaaaaaattattattaaaaatattgaaaaaaaaaatagtctttttaaatatattaatataaatgatttatgtgattatttattaagTGTGAAAGACTTTAATTATATGGAAAACatttcattaaatttaCCTAATTCTACAACCACTTTAAATGAGCAAACTgaaatgaaagaaaaaaatgtacatGATACAAATGCTtcttttcaaaataattttattaattttattaaaattttatctGAAATTGCAAAAAAATGCACAGTTAATGAATGTGtcaatataaatgatgataTTGTAGATAATgtgtttataaaaatcgatgaaaataaaataattaacgGTTCTTTGTTAGTTAGTAATACAACAACAGATATTCAAATTAATTCTCCATATACtataaataacatttttacttataataaattaaaagccttaataaaaattaatgatataaaaataccTTTAATAATAGGAAgaaattatttgttttattctTTGAATTATCTTCACAGTGtaacaattaaaaatgtctactatgtatataaaactaaagattcatcaaataattataccatatcaaataataagTTAAAAATAGATTGTAATGAACACATTTCTACACAAATTGGTgacttaaaaaattataagaaaaaaaatatgattttttatgaaaaaacaGAATGTAAAAAGTGCTGCTTACGTAGTTATGATATAGGAATTGTTGaaatacaaattaataacaaTACATCAGTATGCACACAATATTTCAGAAATGAActacaatattttatcacTTCAGATGGAGCTTTTTTTAACGCTTATGATTTCTTGTCATTTTCAATATCTCCTTTATCccgttttattttatctgaagaaaataaaattgttgcTAGTGGTTTAGTATTGAAATAA
- a CDS encoding nucleolar protein Nop52, putative, giving the protein MNNSEIKNIFVQLSHVNKENRDNGINLVYDYIEKNKNTLKKREITYICTGLFYYYWLCYSIDEQKKSALKICRLIHSFDGKFNDHDKNHVFLFLQCFLQTMSVKYENLDVYRLNKFLFLFRVFQAEFLMFLHNYSWRSIYIKKYNKIIMNIFDDTNDVFHAYIDTFFKEFMENEVYLKLKKEDHGYNTKQFLLLIDPFFKIVCKTKKKYTIDLIQKKIFFMVLKINIKRHMLLERINSYIDKCPNKYGSKILKNFYNLFDTSNTKKNKINIKYKTPIFIANYNNDKNGSENTECNNESLNTEGKVMDEENENNCFDQKAKKKNKKKNDIKNKIKKIKTHTKTNRIINAEDKEYINMLLKEINGSKKGKKIYDSLFTKKNKNKKIPLSFIKLMLKEMYSKKKKSLRNKFKQINDAESNDISMKKNELKKKKKKIMLMPKNQTINTEFELEGEKKKGKKEKLLKKKDKKVKKSLKKTLLIHEPRLGDKNVLNKTILKKEKTKSSTPKKVHFDLKKNTIEYIPCAKKKNVNSYFFLDNFRNLINVPSFL; this is encoded by the coding sequence ATGAACAACTcagaaattaaaaatatttttgtccAGTTAAGTCatgtaaataaagaaaatcgAGACAATGGAATTAATTTGGTTTATgattatatagaaaaaaacaaaaatacaTTGAAAAAACGAgaaataacatatatatgtacaggcttattttattattattggtTATGCTATTCTATTgatgaacaaaaaaaatcagctttaaaaatatgtagaTTAATACATAGTTTTGATGGAAAATTTAATGATCATGATAAAAAtcatgtatttttatttttacaatgtTTTTTACAAACTATGTCagtaaaatatgaaaatttgGATGTATATagattaaataaatttttatttttatttagaGTTTTTCAAGCTgaatttttaatgtttttacataattattcatggagaagtatatatattaaaaaatataataaaataattatgaacatTTTTGACGATACTAATGACGTTTTTCATGCTTATATAGATACGTTTTTTAAAGAGTTTATGGAAAATGAagtttatttaaaattaaaaaaagaagaccatggatataatacaaaacaatttttattattaattgatccattttttaaaattgtgtgtaaaacaaaaaaaaaatacactaTCGatttaattcaaaaaaaaattttttttatggtattaaaaattaatataaaacgACATATGTTGTTGGAAAGAATTAACAGTTATATAGACAAATGCccaaataaatatggatcaaaaattttgaaaaacttttacaatttatttgacacttcaaatacaaaaaagaataaaataaatataaaatataaaactcCGATTTTTATTgcaaattataataacgATAAAAATGGTAGCGAAAATACTGAATGCAATAACGAGTCACTTAACACGGAAGGAAAAGTTATggatgaagaaaatgagAATAATTGCTTCGACcaaaaagcaaaaaaaaaaaataagaaaaaaaatgatataaaaaataaaataaaaaaaataaagacaCACACAAAAACCAATAGGATAATAAATGCTGAAgataaagaatatattaatatgctTTTAAAGGAAATTAACGGAAGTAAAAAGggaaagaaaatatatgatagCCTTTTTAccaaaaagaataaaaataaaaaaataccgCTTAGTTTTATCAAGTTAATGCTAAAAGAAATGtattctaaaaaaaaaaaatcattaagaaataaatttaaacaaataaatgatgCTGAAAGCAACGATATATccatgaaaaaaaatgaattaaaaaaaaaaaaaaaaaaaataatgctTATGCCAAAGAATCAAACAATAAATACTGAATTTGAATTGGAgggtgaaaaaaaaaaaggtaaaaaggaaaaattactaaaaaaaaaagataaaaaagtgaaaaagagtttaaaaaaaactctTCTCATTCATGAGCCACGATTAGgtgataaaaatgttttaaacaaaacgattttaaaaaaagaaaagacaAAATCTAGTACCCCTAAAAAAGTTCATTTTGACTTAAAGAAAAACACAATCGAATATATTCCATGtgctaaaaaaaagaatgtTAATTCGTACTTTTTTTTGGATAACTTTCGAAACTTAATTAATGTTCCATCCTTTTTATAa
- a CDS encoding selenoprotein, putative, which yields MYYLKLFLKLFALIFLSYDFIVLKNEAIIEKRYFFKKSYDALFAQRDRLPSYINQDNQISIYFCRSUQSQYVLSKIKNYFDILNGENTKVYFEEDYQIYNNYNDNNRKKYVLFLMSIRPALIYKLLCYIIFIFYILISLIIIFPRHTEYFIPVFIVNDENFKNIFENMRKKKLAVFAIMFFSYNVIYGLLCNTNIIHIYQNKRIIYNDYYIDDLFIKNIENSLINIRI from the coding sequence atgtattatttaaagctttttttaaagctatttgcattaatttttttgagttatgattttattgttttaaaGAATGAAGCTATTATAGAGAaaagatatttttttaaaaaaagctATGATGCTTTATTTGCACAAAGGGATAGATTAccttcatatataaatcaaGATAATcaaatatctatatatttttgtagaTCATGACAATCCCAATATGTTttaagtaaaataaaaaattattttgatatattaaatggGGAAAACACTAAAGTTTATTTTGAAGAAGActatcaaatatataataattataatgacAACAATAGGAagaaatatgttttattctTAATGAGTATTAGACCAGCACTTATCTATAAATTGTtatgttatattattttcatattttatattttaatttcattaattataatatttcccAGACATACGGAATATTTTATACCAGTATTTATAgtaaatgatgaaaattttaaaaatatttttgaaaatatgaggaaaaaaaaattagctGTATTTGctattatgtttttttcatataatgttatatatGGCTTATTGtgtaatacaaatataattcatatatatcaaaataaaagaataatttacaacgattattatatagatgatttgttcataaaaaatatagaaaatagtTTAATAAACATAAGAATATAg